In Microbacterium pumilum, the following proteins share a genomic window:
- a CDS encoding acyltransferase family protein, which translates to MSPAAVSLEAPPVRKQESKDLRPDIQGLRALAVLSVLLFHLWPTRLTGGFVGVDVFFVISGFLITSHLLREVESTGHIGVARFWARRAKRLLPASLLVLTVVAIVTVVVVPRLLWNQFLSEVIASTLYVENWLLANNAVDYMAADNLASPVQHFWTLSVEEQFYIALPLVLLATLAIARWRRWPVRRTSLAAIAVLTVASFGYSVWLTYWSANSAYFSTLTRAWEFGAGALIVALPAMRSVVVRSVVAAAGLAAIVAAVVFYGPATPFPGYAAALPVLGTAAVIWAGSRTFADAVGAFRPVAFVGGISYAVYLWHWPPIVLLPYVTGHPLTTIEKTAILVATIFIAWLSTEQWENRIRFSPRLLGTARPRVVALWMILAMVVTLAVPAVALTVNARETAREAVVAQEIADGSPDCFGAEALALDCTNPDLDGVLVPNPADLPNDDGNRSECWSRGEDATVNWCSVGPASGYDKHLLAVGDSHSNSLVGAYERIANEHNWRIDITGRAGCYWSTATLVAPTEALTAICTQWRENVVADIGERADVDAIVVTKARRPATTEVAAPAGTDPYELIVAGMTEAWSARPDLNVPVIALVDNPMLPKTTPGCVAASEVPDAADCAIPRADALLPDGIADAAAQTPNAAVIDLTDLYCTADTCPAVVGSVIVYRDGRHLTGTYADTVAPFLGDRIAEILAAKG; encoded by the coding sequence GTGAGCCCCGCGGCGGTGAGCCTCGAAGCGCCGCCGGTCAGGAAGCAGGAGTCGAAGGATCTTCGGCCCGACATCCAAGGCCTGCGAGCGCTGGCCGTCCTGTCGGTGCTCCTGTTCCACCTGTGGCCGACGCGCCTCACCGGCGGATTCGTCGGGGTCGACGTCTTCTTCGTCATCAGCGGGTTCCTGATCACCTCACACCTGCTCCGCGAGGTGGAGTCGACGGGTCACATCGGCGTCGCACGCTTCTGGGCGCGACGCGCGAAGCGGCTGCTGCCCGCCTCGCTGCTGGTGCTGACCGTCGTGGCCATCGTGACCGTGGTCGTCGTGCCGAGACTGCTGTGGAATCAGTTCCTGTCCGAGGTCATCGCCTCGACGCTGTACGTGGAGAACTGGCTGCTCGCCAACAACGCCGTCGACTACATGGCCGCCGACAACCTGGCCTCCCCCGTCCAGCACTTCTGGACGCTCTCGGTCGAGGAGCAGTTCTACATCGCCCTGCCGCTGGTGCTCCTCGCGACTCTGGCGATCGCTCGGTGGCGACGCTGGCCGGTGCGCCGCACGTCGCTCGCTGCGATCGCCGTGCTCACCGTCGCGTCATTCGGCTACAGCGTCTGGCTCACCTATTGGTCGGCCAACTCCGCCTACTTCTCGACACTGACCCGGGCATGGGAGTTCGGCGCGGGCGCCCTGATCGTCGCGCTGCCGGCGATGCGGTCCGTGGTCGTGCGCAGCGTGGTCGCGGCGGCCGGGCTCGCGGCGATCGTCGCTGCGGTCGTCTTCTACGGTCCAGCGACCCCCTTCCCCGGCTATGCCGCGGCGCTTCCGGTGCTCGGCACCGCAGCCGTGATCTGGGCAGGCAGCCGCACCTTCGCCGATGCGGTGGGCGCCTTCCGGCCTGTCGCGTTCGTGGGTGGGATCTCATACGCGGTGTACCTCTGGCACTGGCCTCCGATCGTGCTTCTCCCGTACGTGACAGGGCACCCGCTCACGACCATCGAGAAGACGGCGATCCTCGTCGCGACGATCTTCATCGCCTGGCTCTCCACCGAGCAGTGGGAGAACCGCATCCGCTTCTCGCCTCGCCTGCTCGGCACGGCGCGCCCGCGCGTCGTGGCGCTGTGGATGATCCTCGCGATGGTGGTGACGCTGGCCGTTCCGGCGGTCGCCCTCACTGTGAACGCCCGCGAGACCGCCCGCGAGGCGGTGGTCGCCCAGGAGATCGCGGATGGCAGTCCGGATTGCTTCGGCGCGGAAGCGCTCGCGCTCGACTGCACGAACCCCGATCTCGACGGCGTTCTCGTTCCGAACCCCGCCGACCTCCCGAACGACGACGGCAACCGCAGCGAGTGCTGGTCGCGCGGCGAGGATGCGACGGTCAATTGGTGCTCGGTCGGACCTGCATCCGGCTACGACAAGCACCTCCTCGCGGTCGGCGATTCGCACAGCAACTCGCTGGTCGGCGCATACGAGCGCATCGCGAACGAGCACAACTGGCGCATCGACATCACCGGCCGCGCCGGCTGCTACTGGTCGACCGCGACGCTCGTAGCACCCACCGAGGCACTGACCGCGATCTGCACGCAGTGGCGTGAGAACGTCGTGGCGGACATCGGCGAGCGAGCAGACGTCGATGCCATCGTCGTCACCAAGGCGCGCCGGCCCGCGACGACAGAAGTCGCTGCCCCGGCCGGCACCGACCCCTACGAGCTCATCGTCGCGGGAATGACCGAGGCGTGGTCGGCGCGGCCCGACCTCAACGTCCCGGTGATCGCGCTCGTCGACAACCCGATGCTCCCGAAGACGACTCCGGGCTGCGTGGCGGCGAGTGAGGTTCCGGATGCTGCGGACTGCGCCATCCCTCGGGCCGATGCTCTTCTGCCGGACGGCATCGCCGATGCGGCGGCTCAGACACCGAATGCCGCGGTCATAGATCTGACGGATCTCTACTGCACCGCGGATACGTGCCCTGCCGTGGTGGGCAGCGTGATCGTCTACCGTGACGGCCGGCATCTCACCGGCACGTATGCCGACACCGTCGCGCCGTTCCTCGGCGATCGCATCGCCGAGATCCTCGCCGCGAAGGGATGA
- a CDS encoding polysaccharide pyruvyl transferase family protein: MTAYHVTIIGSALSGNKGAAAMLESAVQTLDERLGAGNVRYSLLSMYPAEDRAQNPYPHVEVIPASPRQLGVTINLLALLYRLLPPLRSLLRRRSRAVGALATSQVLLDQGGITFTDGREKFLLYNVASILPAFFTGTPVFKCAQAIGPFHNPVNRRAALMFLPRVDTIVTRGRITHDFATGLGLTNIVAGADYAFSLQLDGTEITALASMYDLSFFDGGAVVGVCPSVVLQKKVDARGGDYVGQMVAFIDALTADGRKVLLLPHSVRTGTDKVHNNDLPLCREIHARLSRAKDVLFVDRELSSQQLRALIGLCGTFVASRFHAMVSSLSMAVPTLVIGWSHKYREVLEMFGSEEWAFGHDKLTPAFLLERFGDLELRQAEVKSQLLERLPDVRRTSVAQADLIAELVLRRAAA; encoded by the coding sequence GTGACCGCCTACCACGTCACGATCATCGGCTCAGCGCTTTCAGGCAACAAGGGCGCCGCCGCAATGCTCGAAAGCGCCGTGCAGACGCTCGACGAGCGGCTCGGTGCCGGCAACGTGCGGTATTCCCTGCTCAGCATGTATCCGGCCGAAGACCGTGCCCAGAACCCCTATCCGCACGTCGAGGTCATTCCGGCTTCGCCCCGGCAGCTCGGCGTGACCATCAATCTGCTTGCGCTGCTGTACCGGCTGCTGCCGCCGCTGCGGAGTCTCCTGCGGCGCCGGTCCCGCGCGGTGGGCGCGCTCGCCACATCGCAGGTGCTCCTCGACCAGGGTGGGATCACGTTCACCGACGGGCGTGAGAAGTTCCTGCTGTACAACGTGGCATCCATCCTTCCCGCGTTCTTCACGGGCACGCCGGTCTTCAAATGCGCGCAGGCGATCGGCCCGTTCCACAATCCCGTGAACCGTCGCGCCGCGCTCATGTTCCTCCCGCGGGTCGACACGATCGTCACTCGCGGACGGATCACCCATGACTTCGCGACGGGGCTTGGTTTGACGAACATCGTCGCGGGCGCCGACTACGCGTTCTCGCTGCAGCTCGACGGCACGGAGATCACAGCCCTGGCATCGATGTACGATCTGTCCTTCTTCGACGGCGGCGCCGTCGTGGGGGTGTGCCCGAGCGTCGTCCTGCAGAAGAAGGTCGATGCACGGGGCGGCGACTACGTCGGTCAGATGGTCGCCTTCATCGACGCGTTGACCGCCGACGGCCGGAAAGTGCTCCTTCTGCCCCACAGCGTGCGGACGGGTACCGACAAGGTTCACAACAACGATCTGCCGCTCTGCCGTGAGATCCATGCTCGACTCTCGCGTGCGAAGGACGTGCTCTTCGTCGATCGTGAGCTGTCGTCGCAGCAGCTTCGCGCTCTGATCGGACTCTGCGGCACGTTCGTGGCCAGCCGATTCCATGCGATGGTCTCTTCGCTGTCGATGGCGGTGCCCACGCTCGTGATCGGGTGGAGCCACAAGTACCGCGAAGTGCTCGAGATGTTCGGAAGCGAGGAGTGGGCGTTCGGGCATGACAAGCTGACCCCGGCATTCCTTCTCGAGCGGTTCGGCGACCTCGAGCTGCGCCAGGCAGAGGTGAAGTCCCAGCTGCTCGAGCGGCTGCCGGATGTGCGTCGCACCTCCGTCGCTCAGGCCGATCTCATCGCCGAGCTCGTGCTGCGCAGAGCCGCCGCGTGA
- a CDS encoding DUF2142 domain-containing protein translates to MPSVAGGHLDSTTQRRRTFYDSGTEGRVRTPISVWVLTAAFVLLCATWSILTPQLLAPDESAHFSSALRMSQGFDWPDPGEALRPEFVQQLGGERAIPHDERSTIGELREQFPGASDTLDQMTQHPPPYYMIAGGLIAALGGDDLRWDVALLSMRLLGAILAAPLIWLTWNTIRRFTRSERMATVAAMVPFAVPGLAQMLGVANNDTPAILMGSVVIWLAVRVLTGDRRLLTLIGLAAAFGLAGLAKGTLISLAPLVVLVLFFGRGRPAQLGPRIWQTVWPLLIAFVFGQWWWLRNLALFGTLQPYGYTLSDKQWPAGQGPSLPDYVEEVWRVTATSFWGWFGRVNAPLPQILVDVLTVTCLLVVLVGIFRRRERIVDALIVASPIAVSLLLLFRVSWATYADTSEFRGLHGRYFYPVIVALVALGALGASNIVREAAARVAFGRAIVIVSTFMSFFGLAVAYVFFYASDNWSAWRSGVRPLLDMASTPPAVTLVVPAVYGVLLLVGAGMTWIAIRPATTPEASVPLVEAAT, encoded by the coding sequence ATGCCCTCTGTGGCAGGCGGTCACCTTGATTCGACCACCCAGCGACGCAGGACGTTTTACGATTCCGGCACCGAAGGACGCGTTCGCACTCCGATCTCGGTCTGGGTGCTCACCGCGGCATTCGTTCTTCTCTGCGCGACGTGGAGCATCCTCACGCCGCAGCTCCTTGCGCCGGACGAGAGTGCGCACTTCTCCAGCGCCCTGCGGATGTCGCAGGGTTTCGACTGGCCGGATCCGGGTGAGGCCCTGCGACCTGAGTTCGTGCAGCAGCTCGGCGGGGAACGGGCAATCCCTCACGACGAGCGCAGCACCATCGGCGAACTGCGCGAGCAGTTTCCCGGAGCGAGCGACACACTCGACCAGATGACCCAGCATCCGCCGCCCTATTACATGATCGCCGGTGGCCTGATCGCGGCGCTCGGCGGCGACGATCTACGTTGGGATGTCGCACTCCTTTCGATGCGGCTGCTCGGAGCGATTCTCGCCGCGCCGCTGATCTGGCTCACCTGGAACACCATCAGGCGATTCACACGCTCGGAGCGGATGGCGACGGTGGCCGCCATGGTGCCCTTCGCAGTCCCCGGGCTCGCCCAGATGCTGGGAGTCGCCAACAACGACACTCCTGCGATTCTGATGGGGTCCGTCGTGATCTGGCTGGCCGTGCGAGTGCTCACGGGCGATCGGCGACTGCTCACCCTGATCGGTCTTGCCGCTGCATTCGGCCTCGCCGGACTCGCGAAGGGCACGCTGATCTCACTGGCACCGCTCGTCGTGCTCGTGCTGTTCTTCGGACGGGGCCGGCCGGCGCAGCTCGGCCCACGCATCTGGCAGACGGTGTGGCCGTTGCTGATCGCTTTCGTCTTCGGGCAGTGGTGGTGGCTGCGCAATCTCGCTCTGTTCGGCACGCTGCAGCCCTATGGCTATACCCTCAGCGACAAACAGTGGCCCGCAGGTCAAGGGCCGAGTCTGCCCGACTACGTCGAGGAGGTCTGGCGGGTCACAGCCACGTCGTTCTGGGGTTGGTTCGGTCGCGTGAACGCACCGCTCCCCCAGATCCTCGTCGACGTGCTCACTGTCACGTGCCTTCTCGTCGTGCTGGTCGGAATCTTCCGTCGGCGCGAGCGCATCGTCGATGCGCTCATCGTGGCGTCACCGATCGCCGTCAGCCTCCTGCTCCTGTTCCGGGTGAGCTGGGCGACATACGCCGACACGTCCGAGTTCCGCGGGCTCCATGGGCGTTATTTCTACCCGGTGATCGTCGCGCTGGTCGCGCTGGGTGCGCTCGGAGCATCGAACATCGTCCGGGAGGCCGCCGCTCGAGTCGCGTTCGGCCGGGCGATCGTGATCGTCTCGACCTTCATGTCGTTCTTCGGCCTGGCCGTGGCGTACGTCTTCTTCTACGCCTCCGACAACTGGTCCGCATGGCGTTCCGGAGTGCGCCCCCTGCTCGACATGGCATCGACTCCGCCGGCGGTCACGCTCGTCGTGCCCGCCGTGTACGGGGTGTTGCTCCTGGTGGGCGCGGGCATGACCTGGATTGCGATTCGTCCCGCGACCACGCCCGAAGCTTCCGTCCCACTGGTCGAGGCCGCGACGTGA
- a CDS encoding lysylphosphatidylglycerol synthase domain-containing protein: MTDEDPTPEEQPLPEGALPADGATPSDGEPELDPRKAARRRRRRLLRWAATILVVGIVGFFFAVSLANNWAQVVEEDISFNPLWILTTVLFIVAVPVTGLLWGRIVTVLQSDVHVAARESIAVQCASWILKYVPGQVGSVVNKTVWAGKKGISRTLVVISFIYENVFLQLASLVPGSIILLISLGPEIFGQNITLLLLPVLAIVPFALISWKPFFHRIVDAPARRVLKRPIPAEYFLSTPQTLRSSGEFVLPRAINAVGFVILAATIVPISPAEWLPFAAAYMLAGAIGILAFFVPSGLGVREAVIVLILSQYIEVPQAIIISLLARLLATIADGGVALIYVGLRRTISKEIRP; encoded by the coding sequence ATGACGGATGAGGACCCCACCCCCGAGGAGCAGCCGCTGCCCGAGGGAGCGCTCCCCGCCGATGGAGCAACGCCTTCCGACGGCGAGCCGGAACTCGACCCGCGGAAGGCCGCCCGCCGCCGCCGCAGGCGATTGCTGCGCTGGGCGGCCACGATCCTGGTCGTCGGAATCGTCGGCTTCTTCTTCGCGGTCTCGCTCGCGAACAACTGGGCGCAGGTTGTCGAGGAGGACATCAGCTTCAATCCGCTGTGGATTCTCACAACTGTTCTGTTCATCGTCGCGGTCCCCGTCACGGGCCTGCTGTGGGGGCGCATCGTCACCGTCCTCCAGTCGGACGTGCACGTCGCAGCGCGCGAATCGATCGCAGTGCAGTGCGCGTCGTGGATCCTCAAGTACGTGCCTGGACAGGTCGGCTCGGTCGTCAACAAGACGGTCTGGGCAGGCAAGAAGGGGATCAGCCGCACCCTCGTCGTCATCAGCTTCATCTACGAGAACGTCTTCCTCCAGCTCGCCTCCCTGGTCCCGGGTTCGATCATCCTGCTCATCAGCCTCGGCCCCGAGATCTTCGGCCAGAACATCACGCTGCTCCTCCTGCCCGTGCTGGCGATCGTGCCGTTCGCGCTCATCTCCTGGAAGCCGTTCTTCCATCGGATCGTCGATGCTCCCGCCCGGCGCGTGCTCAAGCGTCCGATCCCTGCTGAGTACTTCCTGAGCACGCCGCAGACTCTGCGATCATCGGGGGAGTTCGTCCTTCCCCGGGCGATAAACGCCGTCGGATTCGTCATCCTCGCCGCCACGATCGTGCCCATCTCTCCCGCGGAGTGGCTGCCTTTCGCGGCGGCGTACATGCTCGCCGGCGCGATCGGCATCCTGGCCTTCTTCGTTCCGAGCGGACTCGGAGTCCGCGAGGCCGTGATCGTCTTGATCCTCAGCCAGTACATCGAGGTGCCGCAGGCGATCATCATCAGTCTTCTCGCCCGACTGCTGGCGACGATCGCCGACGGCGGCGTCGCGTTGATCTACGTCGGCCTGCGCCGAACCATTTCTAAGGAGATCCGCCCGTGA
- a CDS encoding glycosyltransferase family 2 protein, with amino-acid sequence MRIFIQIPCLNEEATLPSVLAGIPKQIDGIDEIHILVIDDGSSDKTVQVARELGVEHFVFHTRNMGLARSFRDGVDYALQHGADIVINTDGDNQYPQERIADLVQPILRGEADIVIGDRQTKTIEHFSPFKKVMQGVGSGVVNFAAETDLPDAASGFRAYSRESLIRLNVVTQFSYCMETIIQAGNKRLRIASVPIKTNPKTRESRLFKNIFQHMGRSGQAIARSYVMFKPHAVFLTLAVIFAIGAAIPFTRFAVLSWLGIAGDHIQSLIFGSAMLVGALLSIALLVISDMLRTNRTLMEDALERIKLIQYAPDRILDPNLVSAADAARHPSLPVSIDAVATAHAVTSPVPIAVEARSPSQTVARSAQ; translated from the coding sequence ATGCGCATCTTCATCCAGATCCCCTGCCTCAATGAAGAGGCGACGTTGCCGTCTGTTCTCGCCGGGATTCCGAAGCAGATCGACGGCATCGATGAGATCCACATCCTGGTGATCGATGACGGCTCTTCCGACAAGACCGTCCAGGTGGCGCGCGAACTGGGCGTCGAGCACTTCGTGTTCCACACCCGGAACATGGGGCTGGCTCGCTCGTTCCGGGATGGGGTCGACTACGCGCTGCAGCACGGCGCCGACATCGTGATCAACACCGATGGCGACAATCAGTATCCGCAGGAGCGGATCGCCGACCTCGTACAGCCGATCCTCCGCGGCGAGGCTGACATCGTGATCGGCGATCGGCAGACGAAGACGATCGAGCACTTCTCGCCGTTCAAGAAGGTCATGCAGGGTGTGGGCAGCGGCGTGGTGAACTTCGCCGCGGAGACCGATCTGCCCGACGCAGCAAGTGGCTTCCGCGCCTATTCGCGCGAGTCGCTCATCCGCCTCAACGTCGTGACGCAGTTCAGCTACTGCATGGAGACGATCATCCAGGCGGGCAACAAGCGACTGCGCATCGCGAGCGTGCCGATCAAGACCAATCCGAAGACGCGCGAGTCCCGGTTGTTCAAGAACATCTTCCAGCACATGGGCCGCTCGGGGCAGGCGATCGCGCGCAGCTATGTGATGTTCAAACCGCACGCGGTCTTCCTGACGCTCGCGGTCATCTTCGCGATCGGCGCCGCGATCCCGTTCACCCGGTTCGCGGTCCTCAGCTGGCTGGGCATCGCGGGCGACCACATCCAGTCGCTCATCTTCGGGTCCGCCATGCTCGTCGGCGCGCTCCTTTCGATCGCGCTCCTGGTGATCTCAGACATGCTGCGGACGAACCGCACGCTCATGGAGGATGCGCTCGAGCGGATCAAGCTGATCCAGTACGCCCCTGATCGCATCCTCGACCCCAACCTCGTGAGCGCGGCGGACGCTGCGCGGCATCCGTCTCTGCCGGTCAGCATCGACGCCGTCGCGACCGCTCATGCAGTCACGTCGCCCGTCCCCATCGCCGTCGAGGCGCGATCGCCGTCGCAGACGGTGGCGCGCTCGGCGCAATGA
- a CDS encoding acyltransferase family protein has translation MTVAAVRRGNKAAPPAEQVGVAPGSGFRPEIQALRAIAVLGVIIFHLWPNRMTGGYIGVDVFFVISGFLITGHLFREADATGRVRISTFYARRIRRLLPAAMLVLAVTAISVTVLVPAQRIAGFLTEVAASALYVENWVLAANAVDYFAAEGPESPVQHYWSLSVEEQFYLLWPLMVILITLVATSRGWARRPAMFAGIGAVFVACLAYSAVVTTSSPQAAYFNTFAHAWEFAAGGLLALAAPWLHRVGWDRFTRVRAALAWTGIIVVIATMFAFDATTPVPGLIALIPVTGTLAVIAAATSPVRWSATPALASRPVQFVGDTSYAAYLWHWPLIILLPYALSRPLSTVDKVVILLATFLLAWATRAFIERPVIASARWRPRRVSYGFAVGSVVVVLALCIVPSLVIEKESAAAQDTVTQSIHEAKSCVGAEAMTHIADCADAFEIQSDLAVSETDYETVAADVVTRAGGSAGCEDEAFGSRECSFAPQDSSDVDVVLVGDSHAEHLLPALAYQSTVRDWNVRSITKRSCPFVVDDWRAQGDAEYKQNDADCIDWRAATVAELQADPDVDVIVTTDYAHRVGMNADAVARADLAGAFARTWAALEAGGKQVVVVGDTPVAKSNKMSECLADADSAIECGSSRDAALVPDPLADSVAADGAGDATLLDLTSGFCDADRCYAVVGGIAVYQDSHHITPAFSLSLAPRFTDAIESALTH, from the coding sequence ATGACCGTCGCGGCCGTCCGGCGCGGCAACAAGGCTGCACCACCGGCCGAACAGGTCGGGGTCGCTCCCGGCTCCGGGTTCCGGCCCGAGATCCAAGCGCTGCGGGCCATCGCCGTTCTCGGCGTCATCATCTTCCACCTCTGGCCGAACCGGATGACCGGTGGCTACATCGGCGTGGATGTGTTCTTCGTGATCTCGGGGTTCCTGATCACGGGCCACCTCTTCCGCGAGGCGGATGCCACCGGTCGCGTGAGGATCTCGACGTTCTACGCGCGTCGCATCCGTCGTCTCCTCCCCGCCGCGATGCTCGTGCTCGCGGTCACCGCGATCTCCGTCACCGTTCTCGTGCCGGCGCAGCGCATCGCGGGATTCCTCACGGAGGTCGCCGCGAGTGCGCTGTACGTGGAGAACTGGGTGCTCGCGGCGAACGCCGTCGACTACTTCGCCGCAGAGGGCCCTGAGTCACCGGTGCAGCACTACTGGTCGCTGTCGGTGGAGGAGCAGTTCTACCTGCTCTGGCCCCTCATGGTGATCCTGATCACGCTCGTCGCCACCTCGCGCGGCTGGGCTCGGCGCCCTGCCATGTTCGCCGGCATCGGCGCCGTCTTCGTGGCGTGCCTGGCGTATTCGGCCGTCGTGACGACGTCGTCACCGCAGGCGGCCTATTTCAACACGTTCGCGCACGCCTGGGAGTTCGCTGCCGGGGGTCTTCTCGCGCTCGCGGCACCGTGGCTGCACCGGGTGGGGTGGGATCGGTTCACGCGTGTCCGGGCGGCGCTGGCCTGGACCGGCATCATCGTCGTCATCGCCACGATGTTCGCGTTCGACGCCACGACGCCCGTGCCTGGACTCATCGCACTCATTCCCGTCACCGGGACGCTCGCGGTCATCGCAGCCGCGACATCCCCCGTCAGGTGGTCTGCGACTCCTGCGCTTGCCTCGCGCCCGGTTCAGTTCGTCGGAGACACCTCCTACGCGGCGTACCTCTGGCACTGGCCGCTGATCATTCTGCTCCCGTATGCCCTCAGCCGGCCCCTCTCGACCGTCGACAAGGTGGTGATCCTCCTCGCGACCTTCCTCCTCGCGTGGGCGACGCGTGCGTTCATCGAGCGTCCTGTCATCGCCAGTGCTCGATGGCGACCAAGACGGGTGAGCTATGGCTTCGCAGTCGGATCGGTCGTGGTCGTCCTCGCACTGTGCATCGTTCCCAGCCTGGTCATCGAGAAGGAATCGGCTGCGGCGCAGGACACCGTGACGCAGTCGATCCACGAGGCGAAGTCGTGCGTCGGCGCGGAGGCGATGACGCACATCGCCGATTGCGCGGATGCCTTCGAGATTCAGTCCGACCTCGCGGTGAGCGAGACGGACTACGAGACCGTCGCGGCAGATGTCGTGACGCGTGCAGGCGGATCGGCCGGATGTGAGGATGAGGCGTTCGGCTCCCGGGAATGCTCGTTCGCACCGCAGGATTCGAGCGACGTCGACGTGGTGCTTGTCGGCGACTCGCATGCCGAGCATCTGCTTCCGGCGCTGGCGTACCAGTCGACGGTCCGCGATTGGAACGTCCGCAGCATCACGAAGCGCTCCTGTCCTTTCGTGGTCGACGACTGGCGTGCGCAGGGCGACGCCGAGTACAAGCAGAACGACGCGGACTGCATCGACTGGCGCGCCGCGACGGTGGCCGAGCTCCAGGCTGACCCCGACGTCGACGTCATCGTGACGACGGATTACGCGCATCGCGTCGGAATGAACGCCGATGCCGTGGCGCGCGCCGATCTCGCCGGCGCCTTCGCACGTACGTGGGCGGCGCTCGAGGCCGGCGGAAAACAGGTGGTCGTCGTAGGTGATACTCCGGTGGCGAAGAGCAACAAGATGAGCGAGTGCCTCGCGGATGCCGACAGCGCGATCGAGTGCGGATCGTCCCGCGACGCTGCTCTCGTGCCGGATCCGCTTGCCGACTCGGTGGCCGCCGACGGAGCCGGCGATGCGACGCTACTCGACCTCACATCCGGATTCTGCGACGCGGACCGCTGCTACGCGGTGGTCGGCGGCATTGCCGTCTACCAGGACAGCCACCACATCACACCGGCGTTCTCGCTGAGCCTCGCGCCGCGGTTCACGGATGCGATCGAGTCCGCACTCACGCATTGA
- a CDS encoding NAD(P)/FAD-dependent oxidoreductase produces MTAVDAVVVGAGPNGLAAAVVLARAGLSVEVFERAETIGGGARTAEITLPGFRHDICSAVHPMGAASPFFRDFQLAQRIPFCTPEISYAHPLEGGLAGIAYHDIDRTVAGLGSDGRWWRSLFSPLAARIDAVTEFTGSTLLRVPRHPATALRFGLRALEVGTPAWSLRFRGDVARAMIAGVNAHSIGRMPSLAAAGVGLVLGAHAHARGWPIPVGGSQSIVDAMAEDIRQHGGKIHTGVDVDDLDALPSARAHLLDVTPRALVKLVGKRLPRGYRRAMERFRYGDAVAKVDFALSDPVPWANDEMRSAPTFHLGGTRAELAAAEAEVAAGRHAPSPYVLASQPTIVDPTRAPDGRHVLWAYAHVPAGSTVDPTEMVTRQVERFAPGFRDTILASHAVSAAQLAEYNPNYIGGDISAGAITLPQLIRRPVLSNDPWRTPAKGVYLCSSSTPPGTGVHGMVGLHAARSALRNTFGLGMPELGIE; encoded by the coding sequence ATGACAGCCGTCGACGCGGTCGTCGTCGGCGCGGGGCCCAACGGCCTCGCCGCGGCCGTCGTGCTCGCCAGGGCGGGGCTGTCCGTCGAGGTGTTCGAGCGCGCGGAGACGATCGGCGGCGGCGCTCGCACAGCCGAGATCACCCTCCCCGGATTCCGGCACGATATCTGCTCCGCCGTGCACCCCATGGGGGCGGCATCCCCATTCTTCAGGGACTTCCAGCTCGCACAGCGCATCCCGTTCTGCACTCCGGAGATCTCGTACGCACACCCGCTCGAAGGCGGCCTGGCCGGCATTGCGTATCACGACATCGATCGCACCGTCGCGGGACTCGGCTCGGACGGCCGGTGGTGGCGCAGCCTGTTCTCGCCACTGGCCGCTCGCATCGACGCCGTCACGGAGTTCACCGGCTCCACCCTGCTCCGGGTGCCCCGCCACCCGGCGACGGCACTGCGGTTCGGACTGCGCGCGCTCGAGGTCGGCACGCCGGCGTGGTCGCTCCGCTTCCGCGGAGACGTGGCGCGAGCGATGATCGCGGGCGTCAATGCGCACTCGATCGGCAGGATGCCGAGCCTCGCGGCGGCGGGGGTTGGTCTTGTGCTCGGTGCGCACGCGCACGCCCGAGGTTGGCCGATTCCCGTCGGCGGCAGCCAATCGATCGTCGATGCGATGGCCGAGGACATCCGCCAGCACGGCGGGAAGATCCACACCGGCGTCGACGTCGACGATCTCGATGCGCTGCCCTCCGCCCGTGCCCACCTGCTGGATGTCACACCGCGCGCCCTGGTGAAGCTCGTCGGCAAGCGCCTCCCCAGGGGATACCGGCGCGCGATGGAACGATTCCGCTACGGAGACGCTGTTGCGAAGGTCGACTTCGCGCTGTCCGATCCGGTGCCGTGGGCGAACGATGAGATGCGCTCGGCGCCCACTTTCCATCTCGGCGGTACGCGGGCCGAGCTGGCCGCAGCCGAGGCCGAGGTCGCCGCCGGTCGCCACGCGCCGTCCCCCTACGTGCTCGCTTCGCAGCCCACGATCGTCGATCCCACGCGCGCACCAGACGGACGGCACGTCCTCTGGGCATACGCACACGTCCCCGCCGGTTCGACGGTCGACCCGACTGAGATGGTCACCCGGCAGGTCGAGCGATTCGCACCCGGCTTTCGCGACACGATCCTCGCCTCGCATGCGGTTTCGGCTGCGCAGCTCGCCGAGTACAACCCCAACTACATCGGCGGCGACATCTCGGCCGGCGCGATCACGCTGCCCCAGCTCATCCGTCGCCCCGTGCTCTCGAACGATCCCTGGCGAACGCCCGCGAAGGGCGTCTATCTGTGCTCCTCATCGACGCCGCCTGGCACCGGAGTGCACGGGATGGTGGGGCTCCACGCGGCGAGGTCCGCGCTTCGAAACACGTTCGGCCTCGGAATGCCCGAACTCGGCATCGAATAG